The Rhododendron vialii isolate Sample 1 chromosome 1a, ASM3025357v1 region tctatcataatttttttttacttttctaattattcgatcataatttttagtatatatgtaattgggttaatgggcgggtcaggtttgctttaaaataaatgggtcgggttgggtatgggtaattagactcatagttaatgggtctaaatgggtcaatgacccattaaagacccaactcactaacaacttacccaatttgacccaaacccgcccgtttgccacccctactcattagtgacaaaaatatatgaaattttttttccccccataTAGAGCACTACATAAAACAAAGATAATTCATTTGGTTGAAAACTTATCGGGCCTAGTTAATTTGGTTTTGTTGGGCTATATAATTTACGACCACATAAATCTAAGTGAACTTTTATTTACTTTGGTTTCAAATAAATAATCCAGTACAGACAatattaagaaaaaatcaaaagtatgTATACAAAATTACAGAATTTTTGAACATTTTAAAGATCCGAGGGGTTCGTTTGAACCGGCCCCTCAAATCCTAACAGAGCCGCCCTTGTGGTTATTCGTGACGTTTCAGGAGGCATGAGTTCGGCACGAGCTAATTTGGAGACTAAGGCAACTGATCCCCTACATGAGGTACAATGCGAAACCTGAAGAGTTCGACGAGCATTGTAAAACTTAAACAGTTCAGATCATTATTGGGCATGGAAGGGGCTATAGTATATCGTGTAGTGCGGCCGATCCAACTATTCATCTCGATGCGGACGGTTTGAATTTAATCCGAGCTCCTATAAATTCTAACCTTCTATTGTCGAAATGGACGGCCAGATTAATTGCACGacacgtgtagtgcgggggTGCACTCTAGCACCCTAGATCCATCCTGATTGGAccaacaaaattcaaaactgGTCCAGACTTGATGGAACCAAGACTGTATTACTGGACGTGATCAGTCCCAAATGCACACATCTTTTGGTCTTGCTGTGCATATAGATGGGCCTGCTGCCATATGCATTACCTGACCCTATGAGATATCCTAGGCACCCACTCCACCAGCTGCAATCAGGTACTACTAaccagtgagagagagagagagagagagagagagagagagagagagagatcaccaAAAGTTGCAGTTAATGAGAACTGTTTAAAGCCAAATAATCTGCTGCTATTATAAGTAGATAGTAGAACAGCACATTGTCCAGCTAcacattcttttaaaattcgaaTCCCCATTTGGGCATCAACCCGTCTATGGGTACTGATGGGGTTGCATCGATAGTGCACAAATTGGTGCGCGGGATCTATTTTTAGATCTCACTCAAATTATTTGTgtcgtttgttagttttaaaataatttttcaagtagcccgtaaaaaaatttctttaattgGAGAACCATAATGCTAATTGataatgttttaattttttcattcagaattcaagTTGGTATATTGAATCAAGTATTTATAGTTATTTGatttagttgatttttcacaaggctacttgaatagtttttttttaaattttaaaattaataaatgacaCAGATCGTTTTTATAAGCCAAAAAAGTGGGCTCCGCAGACTGATATGTGCATGGTTGGTCATACCCGAGAAACTTTTTAGTATACCGGGTATACCAACGGCTTTGGTATCCCCTTCGGtctatttctaatttttcggtcatttttcgATCACACTTGGATAATAGacttcgttcattttgtagagcttggTGAGAACCTTAAACATATCAAAAATCGTGTTCATCAGATTTTTGTAGATACATAATTGGCATacatgaaaattgaagaaaactaaAACTGGATCGAAAATCACACTGAATTGGAACCgaatcttattttattttataattttcacgtgtgccgatcatgtatctattAAAGCCCAATAAACACGATTTTTGATATGATCATAGTTCTCgttaaactaaacaaaatgaacggagtcgatcatccaaatgtgatcgaaaaatagccgaaaaattaaaaacagacAGGAAAATGTACCAAAGATGTTGGTATTCCCGGTATACTAAAAAGTTTCTCGGTCATACCCATAGAATGATTCTTTGGGTATCTATCTAAACCATTGTTCCAATCTTTATTCCATTATTCCGTCAttaaattcaaactggaaaaaGTAGAATGTTACCAGCACGGCAGCACCCTAGGAAATACAgtaatgaagagagagaatctgaaaactctctctctctctctctctctctctccatatatggATCTGGTCAAATCCCTCGCCGCTTCCTGGTTCCACTGTCTCTTCCTTTTCAATTCCTCAATTCTCGTATTTTCTCACCCACCCCCTTTGTAGCCCTCCCACGAAACAGACATGCCATATAAAGTGGTTCTTCAATTAATTGACATTTCACTTTCAACATTCCATTGTCCAAAAGTGGCTCAGAACTCTTTACTTGTTTTGGGTACAAAGCTCAGAACCCTTTTACAATCTCCATAAGAAACACCTTTTATCACGATTTGAagatggaaattgattttcgcgctccacttttgaATGATGGCGCTtcaattttaacgtgaagttattAGTAAATTTATGAACAAAGTGGAAcgtcatcagtaaaaagtgaaaCGCGAATGTTAATTTCCTTTGAAGATTTTCCATCTCTTTTCTAATAGTCCGGTTCGTTGGACTGTTTGCTCCTCACATATGGAGTAATTGATTAGGATTCGATTTTTAACGTCAGGCTGTAAGATAGTGTGAATTAGTTCTGAAATGGATGATCTGTCTTTGACCggaccataaaaaaaattagttaaaataTGCACGAGCTGGCTCAAACAATCCTAACCTTAAATTAGCGGTATAATACAAACAAAACCGCTGCAGCGCTGCTCAATGCTGGGGGTGTACGTTTGGGTCTGTGTTTTTGTTACTTTAGTTAAGTGGGATTTGGTGAATATGCATACAAAATGGATGTACCTAACACATGATGTCACAATGACACATTTTGtccctttttctgtttttaccAACAAGGCAACATCAATTTATACCAGTTCATATGTTGGTCATTTTTGTCCCTAGGCATCATTTCAGCtgtttgaaattttcaatttgggaaattttttttttgctatttgaAAAATGTTGCCCATACTTGCAACAAATCTCACTAATTTACGAATGTATATATCATTTATGCTACATTTTTTTATACTGTCTCATCTTATAACAGAACCTTCTCGTAGTTTACTATGGTACAACTACTATGAATAATTTGTTCAAGCAAATACATACATTAACATCAAAGCATAATCATaccaaaagagaagaagaagatagaaaCATCACTTGTTACATTTGTAAATTGGTCCTAATAAAAGTGACCATTGTTTGAACAAGATTCATGGGAAAACTCAAGTATTTTCCATAAATGCTCCAAGCAATGCAAACAATGAAGATTAAAAATGTTTTAAGGAAATATGTACTCTAAAAGCAAAGAAACTACGAATTTAATTGTCATTAAACAAATTACCCATTAAGCCACGAGAGTTACATTCACAGTAAAATCTATCATCGCGTAAAACTAAGAGCTAAGTGCTCAGTCTTTTCTTGTATTATAACCGCAAATGTTAGGCTTTACGGTGCTATATCGAGATAGTCTCTATACCGGAAGAAAAACCTCTCATCATAACCCTACTAAGGCCGCACAAGTTAAAAAAAGAGCTCTAACATACGGCATTTGGTTCACGACTACTATTATTACATACAAACAAACGAATTTAAACTCGGCAACcgcaaaaaaagagaaatttaatTTCAccccactccttttttttggcAACCCGACTACCATGGTCCTCTATGAACTAATTTCAAAAGGTAGCTACACTTTTCTATCTTCTTTTGGTGCAATAATAGTGTTGATAAAGATACCCAGCTAGAAGTCCAACCTTGATAGAGgagagtactattttttttttcttgagaaacAAACCAGACCATCCCTTCTACCTTTTCATAGTACATGCATCATCAAGATCGTAAAGTCTTGCAATTTCGTATCTATCTTAAAAAGTGTTGGGGCCCAAAAGGTTTTTCTGTCTTTGCTTTGTCCTTTCCCTTATTGTTTCTCAATCCAAAACCATCACACACATATGCACAACACTTCCACAAATCACACATCAAATCATAAAGGGCAAATGAAACCCAAATACAAGAACTaccaaacaaatcaaaacaCAACTTCAAATTGAACACAATTGTGTCCAGAATTCTTAGATTAGATATAAGTAGATCCATTTGCATTAATTTAGTTGTTCCGGATACAGTTGTATCCGGTTGTGTTTCAAAGGTGTATTCGTAGCATTGCTACAAGAACTACCAAACAAATCTCGCACAAATCATAAagggcaaaagaaacccaaataCATGAAGGAAAAGTCTAGGATCTCACTTTTAAAACACAACTTCGTACAAAAGTGTGTCCGAAACCATTACATATACGTGGATTCATTTGCATCTTACAATTCTGGACACATTTTTGTCCCCGGGGTTGTGCGGTGTCGGGAACCATTAAATGTATATGGATCCATGCACATCCAATTGTCTACCAAACAAGTAGCCCAAGTATCCAACTGTCTACCAAACAAGTAGCCCAAGTACGCATTTTGCACCAAACACACATTTTCACTAGCTAAATCTTGACGATAAAAACACATCAAATAACTCTAAAAGATCTAGAGACTAAAATCAGccataaaataaaacaaacaacaGTTAAAtatacccaattttttttgttttttttttgttttaagaaAACAGAGACTACACTTAGTACACTAGTTCTCTTTAATTAACTCAAGACCAGTTCGGAAACAAAGCATCACAAATCTCAGTGAACACCTCAACGATAACCCTATGATGGTGATGAGAATTCAAAGACAGAAAAGTTTCCAGCAAATCCTCCAGATCCCTAGCACCGAAAATCTGCTTCTCCACAATCATCTCCACCATGGAAGTCGTGAAATCATCGTACGGGTCGCTCGATCGCTTCTCCACAACAACGCAACCGTCCTTCACTTTTCCCTCCGATCTCACCGAACCCGCCTCGCTCCCCCTCTTCGAAGCCCTCCTCCGCCTGTAAGCCGCCTTCTTCCGGCGGAAAGATTCCGAGGAGTCGGAGGAGAGCGACTTCGAAGAGAAAAGAGTCGTTCTATCGTCGTTgtcttcgtcgtcgtcgtcgctGCTGAACCAGTCGTAGTAGttgtcaaaagactcaaaatcGCTCCTTTTCAGCCCGTGCACTCTCTTCttgttcctcttctttttcGACTTCTTCTGTTTCTGGAAATCGAAGAATGTGTCGACCGGGGAAgtgggtggtggtggcgatTCAAGAGAGGGAAAATAGTGGGAGTTCTTGTTTCGGGATCGGGCCGGGGCGAGGAGGAGTGAGTTCCGATCGGATACTCTGGGCCTTGCTGGGAAGAGCTGTGCTTGGGGGTTGTTTTTTTCATCAGAGTGTTTTTTGGGTTTCTGAGTTGAAGTGAATGTGGGTTTGGGAGAGAAGAGTTGGTATAACTGGTGGTGTTTGCGATGGGTGGGGTGGCGATTGGGTGGGGAAATGGCGTCGGAGATGGTTTTGGATTTGCAGGATCCGAGTGAGGATCGGAACATGCTTGAGAGTCGGTGCTTCAGTGGGTTCTGGGtatccatgagagagagagagagagtgagtttaggagagagagagagagagaaggtggcGGAGTGGAGAAGTGGGAAGGACGTAGAAATAGGCCAAACACTTGTACTGATTTTTgtcttgttcttgtttttgtGTTGCGATTAGAAATTTAATCCTATTAAGCTATATGGTAATGAAGTAatgatgttaaaaaaatttcctataTGGCAATGTAGtcgttaccaaaaaaatactcctaaaaAGTAATTAGACCACGTACGTCACACTAAGGTGGCGTTCCGCTGggtactttttggactttttattGATATgtacttattcaaaaaaatcgcgcttattagttttgtgcctcatttttttggagatccCACTATTTGGGTTTTCTGATTCGTCTCATCAaaacgaattgaaaaagtaaaaaattgtgaatttttatcAAAACGTATTTAGAAATATCCAATATAAAGccagaaaaaatccaaaaaacggGCTTTATCTtgaacatttcaaaaaatatatgggTAAAAATCATTAtgtagttttttacttttccaattcgcCTAAATCAACAAAGTGaagcgcaaaactaataaacgcgaaattttttaaataagaacaaaactaaaaaaatgtccaaaaaacTTAGCGAAACTCAACCTGCATTGAGTGTAAACGTCCATATTTGGGGAAATCTCCTTATTAGTTGCTCATGTAACACTATTAATAAAATGCCATTGCATCCAGTTGGGAGAGCAAGTTCATCTATTGCCGCTGGAGGGTCCTTCAAGATTAATGTAGATGGAGTCTGGTGAAGGCGGTTTTGGTATCGTGATTCGGGATAGTAGGGTGAGCTTTGTTGGTGCTATTATGGGGAAGCTGTCGTGGTGTGCTAGCCCTGCAGTGGTAAAAGCCATGGCAATCCGAAGAGGGATTCTGCTGGGGAGCCAGTTGGGGTTAGGGTCAATTGTAGTGGAGTGTGATGCTCAAATTTGTGATTAATATGATAAAATGGGCAAATTGTGACTAGTCAGGAGTTGGGGGTTGTTATTCATGATGTCCAGGCCTTAGGTAGAAGTTTTCAAGTCTGTTCTTTTTCCTTTGCCTGTAGGTCTTGCAATATGGTTGCTCATCTGTTGGCGAGCAGAGGTATATTTGGTATGACGTCTTGTCTTTGGACTGATTTTCCACCGTTGTGGTTACTTGATCCCTTAATTAGGGACGAGTCTCATTCTTGATGTAATGATTTTCTTCGTGGTTATAATATCTATTAtcggttggaaaaaaaaaaaaagaagttcatCTATTGCCGCGGAAATTAGGAGTGACTGGTGAGTACGGACTGATCATTGGTTCGGTGTTGTGATAAACTAAGAACCAAATCAACTCTTAAGGATTTAAGAATTTGAGAACCAAACCATTCCGTAAAAGCATAGAACTGAATCAATCcaaaactatgggtacaccatgGTGTGCAACATTTTATTATCTAATTCATGGAGCACTGTCACGTGGTACTCCGAGGTGGTGTGTGGATTccaaattcattatttttaaatttgaaatttctaaattagtacttatttttttaacttttagtGGAACGGGGTAGTGAGAAAAAATTGGATAATTGAGAATTTATGAAAATCTTTTTGTACTGTGTGTGGGTACAGAGAAAAAATGGGGGTGTGAATAGATTTTTCCGTACTTCGACAGAATATGCATGTGTATATGTGTCATACACATATCCCttggaattttgaaaattctgaCGAGTGCTGCTATATACATCGACGGGCCGgggagagaaatcgtaccgacggccgcgccgggccgtctccggccaccggatggccgatccgagcagtccaaaaattctaaaaaaaaaaaccaaggtaCTTGgtgtgagaatcaacggcatctgaggtgtgtaaagtgcttgatccgagcacccattttttgtgtatatatatatatacacaaaaaaaggggTGTATATATACGGAAAAaaagtgctcggatcaaacaccctacacaccttggatgccgttgattcttgcgtGAGgtccctcggttttttttttagaatttttggacagctcggatcggccgtctggtggccggagacgacccggcgcggccgtcggtacaatttctctcccggccggtcggtacctatatctttACGCAATTCTGACTGTTGGATTACCATTAAACTCACACTAAACTTTTACTGTATTTCCTACAAGGGTATAACTCTAGATGTCCTAATCAAGGAAAATATTTACTGTCTAGCTTGGTTTAAAAAAGGGCAGAGTATAACTATGGCCAACTAGAGTATATTCCTATTcagttttggtaaaaaaaaaaaaaaacagtgcatTGGAACCCTTGGATTATTACCTAGTACTAGTAAGTGTTCGTTTCCTTTTTGACAGTGACcttttctttattcaaattttcaaaacaattactcaaaactcaaaacaattACTCAAAACTCAAAGGATTTGGCAAGGGACAACTCAGACGGGTAGATTTGTCGATTTCTCCTAAATCTTAAGTTCAATACATCGTCCTAGATGCTATCAATTCTTGTGGAGTCAGTCGATATGGATTAGACCCCATTTTTAACTGGGCACCCGTCAGTGGACCGTGGATTTCTCTAGCAACATCTCTATCGATCGGAGGGTATGCTTTGTTTGCCAACAGTTTGTACAGAAATTCActtggaaaaagataaaagtaGTGGGAATCAAAATGGCTGTTTGTTTCCTACAAAGGAAATAATATAGTGAAGTTAGAAAGGGACAATTGATCATATCATTAGCCATCTCTCTATACTACAGTCTACGCTACAGGTATCTCAATATGGAATATTTGTGAGTAGGAACCTACCACTATAATATGGCATAATATATGGCAAACAAGGCGCAATCAAGAAGTGAATTATTTGAAGTGGCTGGcagtaaaaaattcaaacatcaaAGAGTATGCACCACATCTCAAAACTTCAACATTTTGGGGGGAAAATAGGCCAACGTATACTCAAAGATAGTGACTTAATTGAGTCAAAGATTATGAGCCAATTCCCTGAATATGGACTTTTTCGgtaagagattaaattatttataccgCTGGTGTAAATGTTTGTTTTCTCTGAATTAATTACACTGCGCCATATTGCCATGTTCTATTAATTGGGACTACTATTTTAACGATGTGAcgcaatgtaattaatttggaagaaacaaattttCACACCGCCgatgtatataatttattctctttcagTAATGGTTTTCTGTAGATTATACGTATACCCTACGAAGAATTCTATTGCTCTTaattaggaaaattttcaactaTACACGTAATCAAACTACTTTGCATAAATTCTTTTATTGATAGCCCACTGGATTATCATTATAAACTAAAAATATATGACAAAAGTACACTTTTTACACTATACAAAGTACTTTTGCacagttttatattttttcgcaTATTTTAATAGATTTTTTCAATCTTAATGACAGCCCGTTGagttattttcagaaattttttttttctaaaaaaacgcAATATGCATTAGTTAAACAATAAGTCTTTTAACCACAAAGTACACTGTGGTACTAGCATGATGACCAAACTAGTGCTGTATGGTGTTGCACCTTGCTATATGTATCAACATCGATATATCACGTAGCTAGTGCTCTCCTCTTTCgtcgttttgttttttgtttttttgtttccctaTCGACTTATTGATAAAATTTCTTCTGCCTATCATAAAGAATGATGACTAAACTAGCTAGCATTCCAAACAtatgtttgcatatattgtacATATAAACATGTATGTTCATGGACCGATCAAAATATAAACGTTGAGATCGATTTCTCAAGAAATCGTCAGgttgaaatctcaaaaaaaacaaaccctcTAGCCTGAattccttcttgtttttttctgaaaattatTAGGTACCAAAATTCAGCTTCCTATTAACCCATGTATTTGCACACACGCACAAGCGCGTGCACACATGATATGTATAAGTATACATCACATGGTCTCATGATCTCAAGTAACCAAGGACCGAACCATCTAAGATGTACATTTTCCACCATGCTTGAACAGCAAGATTTCCTTGGATTGCATGCCCCCAATTAAGCAGGCTtctcttttatgtttatagTACTACTAGTCTACTAGTTAGTCAAAAGTTTCAAATACCACCCGACACTTCTAAATTATTTGAATCTTACTTGATGATGAGATTTCATGTGTTGAGCTCTGTTATTTCCAGAGCTTTGAGGTGAAAAAACAGAAGCACCGAAAGGGGCACTTGACTTCTCCACTTCAcgtgcatgagagagagagagagagagagagagagagagagagagagagagattagaaaTAGTAATAAGTGAGAACGACAATGGCAATATTGTCATCTTGTCCATGTAGTTTTCACTAATTCTAGCAAATATAAACTTCTTGTCAACTCCTCCACCGATTTCAATCTGGATATATAGAATTTTTAATCAACCCCTTGTCAACATTCCCATGTCTTGTTCGAACTTCTCGTTTGGTTAAATGACAGGAAAGCCAATTAACTAgtcttaattaattaaggctactctctctctctctgggagAATCTTAGAGGTCATAGAAGCTTCCAAGAACacaaagacaaataaaaaaaaacagcagcTCTCTAGCCTTTTTACTCCTTCAAACGTCCCTCCAATAGCTAAGAGACGGAATTGGTGAAAATTGGGGATTCAGATTTCGAGTTGAAGATCGCACAATGACAAGCAGAAGCAGCTAAACTCATCGCATGGATTTCCTGGCCGACCTCCACCACTTCAATTTCCTTGGTATCATAGATAGTTAGTTTGTGTAAATAAATACAATATCGTAGTATATAGTCTGACCCAATGGCTCTGAAAATTTCAAACCCCTTATCCTGGTTTATAAATTTGATGACTAGCGAGGAGTTGCAGGGTGTCGTGTTTGAAATGTGTCATTTTGAGTTCGtgttgaaatagaaaaaacctttaaacttaaatattttatagtattttgTAAATGTTTATACTAATGTGATCTGTTTAAAATCGTGTCCTGTTAACACATCTAGCTAAGATTCTAGTATAAAAATGTGCAAAAGACAACACAAGTAAAAAGTTTACTCTTAAGGAACTAGTTAATACGAGACTTTGCTCCAGTAATAAATGTGCCCCCACTAGTGGGCGAGCATTGTTCCCTTAGGAAATATTTGAGGTTTGTGTAAACTAACCTTGACACCTTGAGTTACTAAAAAAAAGGGTCACACGTGACATGAACCCTCTTAATTTCGTATCAATTTCGAGTCAGCATTAAAAATGGCTGAGTGTCTGAGATTCACATCCCTAGTTGGGACTACAACTAACGGTGGTGTATGCCACTTTTCATGTGGGGTTTGTCCTTTACAATGGCCTTTTAAGTATCTAGTTTTCAAAACTTGTTGACTTTTATGGTTGGAGAACATTATAAAACTAACTCTATGTGAACGAGGGTAAAATTTTCTCTGAATCACAAAAGAATAATGTTGAAAGTACTCCAAGACATGTGCATTCAACCATACTGTGTGAGCCTTAATGTAGAACATTATTGGGGATGATCAACTACTCCTGTCATTAGtgcattttgaatttgatttgagaaccaaactAAGGGTCaccatgttcgttttgagatttttgataatgaatggagagagatagatagagaaatgagattaatgattagaaaaaaatttatggaggACCGTGCACAGAAAAAGaatcccaaattcaaaattccaaaacaaacatgatcgATATCATGGTGTTTTACGGCTcataattttcctttcctttccttttttttttttttttacgacaaTTAGGAGTGTTTGAACCAACTTTTGTGCGCGCAGCTCAATTAATCATCTCGATCCCCTGTCTAGTCAAAGGAAGGCTATTCACGTTGGAACTAAGgaattttcacaaaaaattattttttttgggacctGACCCAAAAATCGAACACTGGTCAATATTTTATGAGATGCAAACC contains the following coding sequences:
- the LOC131302331 gene encoding transcription repressor OFP8-like, translating into MDTQNPLKHRLSSMFRSSLGSCKSKTISDAISPPNRHPTHRKHHQLYQLFSPKPTFTSTQKPKKHSDEKNNPQAQLFPARPRVSDRNSLLLAPARSRNKNSHYFPSLESPPPPTSPVDTFFDFQKQKKSKKKRNKKRVHGLKRSDFESFDNYYDWFSSDDDDEDNDDRTTLFSSKSLSSDSSESFRRKKAAYRRRRASKRGSEAGSVRSEGKVKDGCVVVEKRSSDPYDDFTTSMVEMIVEKQIFGARDLEDLLETFLSLNSHHHHRVIVEVFTEICDALFPNWS